In one Cloacibacillus porcorum genomic region, the following are encoded:
- a CDS encoding ABC transporter ATP-binding protein codes for MENIVEIKNLTIEFNSRSAKSHRALDGLDLALERGGTLSIVGESGSGKSTLLRAVMALIPPTAGSVALFGKDTAKITTAELNSLRRRCGYVPQDPYGAIPPGLSVIDAVMEPEIIAGVKRTKEERLERAKKLLAEVGLTGERILASRAVGLSGGQRQRVELARALMLDPELLLCDEPTSMQDASTRGEIIEVLRRRTGGGMSMLFVTHDLLLAAHAAQKIVVLKEGRLCESGDSKEVLAAPRHPYTKALLDALPRIT; via the coding sequence ATGGAAAATATTGTAGAGATAAAAAACCTCACCATAGAATTCAACTCCCGCAGCGCCAAAAGCCACCGCGCCCTCGACGGCCTGGACCTCGCTCTCGAACGCGGCGGCACGCTCTCGATCGTCGGCGAGTCTGGCAGCGGCAAGAGCACCCTGCTGCGCGCGGTGATGGCGCTCATTCCCCCCACCGCCGGCAGCGTGGCGCTCTTCGGCAAAGATACGGCAAAGATCACAACGGCGGAGCTCAACAGCCTGCGCCGCCGCTGCGGCTACGTGCCGCAGGACCCCTACGGCGCGATACCGCCGGGGCTGTCGGTCATCGACGCGGTGATGGAGCCGGAGATAATCGCGGGGGTAAAAAGAACGAAAGAGGAACGGCTCGAACGCGCGAAAAAACTGCTCGCCGAGGTCGGCCTCACCGGAGAGAGGATACTCGCCTCGCGCGCCGTCGGCCTCTCCGGCGGACAGCGCCAGCGCGTCGAACTTGCGCGCGCCCTGATGCTCGATCCGGAGCTGCTGCTCTGCGACGAACCGACCTCGATGCAGGACGCCTCGACGCGCGGCGAGATCATCGAAGTGCTGCGCCGCCGCACCGGCGGCGGCATGTCGATGCTCTTCGTCACCCACGACCTGCTCCTCGCAGCCCACGCGGCGCAAAAGATAGTCGTCCTCAAAGAGGGCAGACTATGCGAAAGCGGCGATTCAAAAGAGGTGCTAGCCGCGCCGCGGCACCCGTACACAAAGGCGCTGCTGGACGCGCTGCCGAGAATCACCTAA
- a CDS encoding acyl-[acyl-carrier-protein] thioesterase translates to MTELENVLPFSGIDPRGRVKFSVLLEMFQQMADADASKYGLSVRQTLEHDITWVLRKYRIDLEKYPTKESGKIIIKTYAEPFRNLFSLRSFKLWDAHGEFLGSAYTWWVLLDFIKQRPIRLDKCELMNAFMEQITDELPTDVKIPAVTAPTMEEPWKVRWQDLDVNDHTNHAVYFNWALDTVPDEVPDSMAPVFVEGEFLHPIPRTRVRCLTQELPCEEGRGFLHSLRHQEDDTEYAKLSSKWR, encoded by the coding sequence ATGACTGAGTTAGAAAACGTCCTTCCGTTCAGCGGCATCGACCCGCGCGGGCGCGTAAAATTCTCCGTGCTGCTGGAGATGTTCCAGCAGATGGCCGACGCAGACGCCTCGAAGTACGGCCTCTCCGTACGCCAGACGCTGGAGCACGATATCACCTGGGTGCTGCGCAAATACCGCATAGACCTTGAAAAGTACCCTACCAAGGAGAGCGGAAAGATCATTATCAAGACCTACGCCGAACCGTTCAGGAACCTTTTTTCGCTGCGAAGCTTCAAACTATGGGACGCGCACGGGGAATTTCTCGGCTCCGCCTATACATGGTGGGTGCTCCTTGACTTCATCAAACAGCGCCCGATACGTCTGGACAAGTGCGAGCTGATGAACGCCTTCATGGAGCAGATAACCGACGAGCTGCCGACCGACGTGAAGATACCGGCGGTGACGGCTCCTACAATGGAGGAGCCTTGGAAGGTGCGCTGGCAGGATCTCGACGTCAACGACCACACAAACCACGCCGTCTACTTCAACTGGGCGCTCGACACAGTGCCCGACGAAGTTCCCGACAGTATGGCGCCGGTCTTTGTCGAGGGAGAATTTCTCCACCCCATCCCGCGCACAAGGGTGCGCTGCCTCACGCAGGAACTTCCCTGCGAAGAGGGACGGGGCTTCCTCCACTCGCTGCGCCACCAGGAGGACGACACGGAATACGCGAAGCTCTCCTCAAAATGGCGCTGA
- a CDS encoding ABC transporter permease: MRTILTRKSVIAFIAISLIGAFAPLMMSQSPYAITGAPFARPLWWRGGTLSATQNFTINDGRLDLEWDKNPPAIFSLSGRITAKPESNVRVIWRTRDKDYLLDDLSGSETYWINQDGRDMIFKQALGLPLISRSVDYLFPAHGTYSLIVEGAESVELKLSLPGERQGLLGTDQRGRDVFTMLIYGIRTSLIIGISATIIASMLGMAFGLTAGYIGGWCDTLIMRVVDILLSIPTLPILMVLAGIWGKGLWQLVLILSIFSWMGTARSVRALVLTVRESPWVESLRALGAKRGYILWRHLVPETAPILLANIALGVPGAILAEAGLAFLGLSDPRLISWGRMLHEAHSFGAFTEGAWWLLLPPGFGIVAICLIFMDMGKFLEEKIDPRLSGK; encoded by the coding sequence ATGAGAACCATTCTTACACGCAAAAGCGTGATCGCCTTCATCGCCATCTCCCTTATCGGTGCCTTCGCGCCCCTTATGATGAGCCAGTCGCCCTACGCGATAACCGGCGCTCCGTTCGCGCGTCCTCTCTGGTGGCGCGGCGGCACGCTGTCCGCGACGCAAAATTTCACGATAAACGACGGCCGTCTCGATCTTGAATGGGATAAAAACCCGCCGGCGATATTCTCGCTCTCAGGCCGGATCACCGCGAAGCCGGAATCCAACGTGCGCGTGATCTGGCGTACGCGTGATAAAGACTATCTGCTCGATGATCTCAGCGGTTCAGAGACATACTGGATAAACCAGGACGGCCGCGACATGATATTCAAGCAGGCGCTGGGCCTGCCCCTCATCAGCAGAAGCGTTGACTATCTCTTTCCGGCACACGGCACGTACAGCCTCATCGTCGAGGGCGCGGAGAGCGTGGAGCTTAAACTGTCGCTGCCCGGCGAACGACAGGGGCTGCTCGGCACCGACCAGCGCGGACGCGACGTCTTTACGATGCTCATCTACGGCATTCGTACCTCTTTAATAATCGGCATCAGCGCGACGATCATCGCGAGCATGCTGGGCATGGCCTTCGGCCTCACCGCCGGTTACATCGGCGGCTGGTGCGACACGCTCATTATGCGTGTGGTGGACATCCTCCTTTCGATACCGACGCTGCCGATACTGATGGTGCTCGCTGGTATCTGGGGCAAGGGGCTCTGGCAGCTCGTGCTGATACTCTCCATCTTCTCCTGGATGGGCACGGCGCGCTCCGTGCGCGCGCTCGTCCTCACCGTGCGAGAAAGCCCCTGGGTGGAGTCGCTGCGCGCCCTCGGCGCGAAACGCGGCTACATCCTCTGGCGGCACCTCGTGCCGGAGACCGCGCCGATACTGCTGGCGAACATCGCGCTCGGCGTGCCGGGAGCGATACTCGCGGAGGCGGGGCTCGCCTTCCTCGGCCTCTCCGACCCGCGTCTGATCTCCTGGGGCCGTATGCTGCACGAGGCGCACTCCTTCGGAGCCTTCACGGAGGGCGCGTGGTGGCTGCTGCTGCCGCCGGGATTCGGCATCGTGGCGATCTGCCTGATATTTATGGATATGGGAAAATTCCTGGAAGAAAAGATAGATCCGAGGCTCAGCGGAAAATGA
- a CDS encoding ABC transporter ATP-binding protein, whose protein sequence is MILEIKDLNVTYNSKSDNPNAAVRGVSFALEENSFSGLIGESGSGKSTVIMTLLGLLPRDSAASGEILYKGRSILGIPEDKMASLRQREIALIPQGALNSFTPVMTIGRHLREVLELHLGLKGEAAERRITELLAEVELPPEIAARYPHELSGGQKQRAAIAIALSCEPKLILADEPTTALDVITQAAILRLLERLRREKNLTILLVTHDLPLAASVCGELFVMKDGKLIESGTPRQLIDSPREAHTRALIAAML, encoded by the coding sequence ATGATACTTGAGATAAAAGACCTTAACGTCACATACAACAGCAAATCGGACAACCCCAACGCCGCGGTGCGCGGCGTATCCTTCGCGCTGGAAGAAAACTCCTTCAGCGGCCTCATCGGCGAATCCGGCAGCGGCAAGAGCACGGTGATAATGACGCTGCTCGGACTGCTGCCGAGAGACAGCGCGGCGAGCGGCGAGATTTTATATAAGGGGCGCAGCATCCTGGGCATTCCCGAAGACAAAATGGCCTCCCTGCGCCAGCGTGAGATCGCCCTCATTCCGCAGGGGGCGCTCAACTCATTCACGCCGGTAATGACGATCGGCCGCCACCTGCGCGAGGTGCTGGAGCTGCACCTCGGCCTCAAAGGCGAAGCCGCCGAAAGACGTATCACTGAGCTGCTCGCGGAGGTCGAGCTTCCCCCCGAGATCGCCGCGCGTTATCCCCACGAACTTTCCGGCGGGCAGAAACAGCGCGCCGCGATCGCCATCGCCCTCTCCTGCGAACCCAAGCTCATCCTCGCCGACGAGCCGACGACGGCGCTCGACGTCATCACACAGGCGGCGATCCTCCGACTCCTTGAACGGCTGCGCCGCGAAAAGAACCTCACGATACTGCTCGTAACCCACGATCTGCCGCTGGCCGCCTCGGTATGCGGCGAACTCTTTGTCATGAAGGACGGGAAGCTGATCGAAAGCGGCACGCCGCGGCAGCTGATCGATTCGCCGCGCGAAGCGCACACCAGGGCGCTCATCGCCGCGATGCTGTAG
- a CDS encoding coenzyme F420-0:L-glutamate ligase, with protein MRYVGTVSRGIRLPVVTRGADIVKIISDSIINAAESERDKFEMRDHDIVGVTESLVARSQGNYVTLEDISNDVAKKFPAGDVAVICPILSRNRFHQLLRGMVKGIKGHVHVILTYPSDEVGNQIIEPMNYYLNSAKLSGECFDEKEYYEIFGEYKHPFTGVDYVQLYKSIDPGRVSVHFSNNPLSALKFAKQVIVASIHTRQIHRDILEKGGAERVVTMDQICSEPARPGAGYNEDYGLLGSNYTNDESVKLFPRDCGEFVNKLQAELKERTGKEIEVLVYGDGAFKDPVCGIWELADPVVSPGYTEGLNGMPKEIKFKYVADNAGEKDPTAAVEEAIRAKNRLDKFGHSTLGTTPRRLTDLVGSLCDLTSGSGDKGTPVIYIQGYFDNYLDD; from the coding sequence ATGCGTTATGTTGGAACCGTTTCAAGGGGGATACGCCTCCCGGTCGTCACCAGGGGCGCCGATATTGTAAAGATCATATCCGACAGCATAATCAATGCGGCGGAATCGGAAAGAGATAAATTCGAGATGAGGGACCACGATATCGTCGGCGTTACGGAGTCGCTCGTGGCGCGTTCACAGGGTAACTATGTGACGCTGGAGGACATTTCAAACGACGTCGCGAAGAAGTTCCCAGCGGGGGACGTCGCGGTAATCTGCCCGATACTCTCGCGCAACCGCTTCCACCAGCTGCTCCGCGGCATGGTGAAGGGGATAAAGGGGCATGTACACGTCATCCTCACCTATCCTTCGGACGAGGTCGGCAACCAGATCATCGAGCCGATGAACTATTACCTTAACAGCGCGAAGCTCTCCGGCGAATGTTTTGACGAAAAAGAGTACTACGAGATATTCGGAGAATACAAACATCCCTTCACGGGCGTCGATTATGTACAGCTCTACAAGAGCATCGACCCCGGGCGCGTCAGCGTACATTTCTCAAACAACCCGCTCTCGGCGCTCAAGTTCGCGAAACAGGTGATCGTCGCCAGCATCCACACCCGCCAGATCCACCGCGACATTCTTGAAAAGGGCGGCGCGGAGAGGGTCGTTACAATGGACCAGATATGCAGCGAACCGGCGCGTCCAGGCGCGGGCTACAACGAAGATTACGGTCTCCTGGGCTCCAATTACACTAACGACGAGTCCGTCAAGCTCTTCCCGCGCGACTGCGGCGAGTTCGTCAACAAACTCCAGGCGGAGCTTAAAGAGCGCACGGGGAAGGAGATCGAGGTGCTCGTCTACGGCGACGGCGCCTTCAAAGACCCCGTCTGCGGCATCTGGGAGCTTGCGGACCCCGTGGTCTCCCCCGGTTACACGGAAGGGCTCAACGGTATGCCGAAGGAGATAAAATTCAAATACGTCGCTGACAACGCCGGTGAAAAGGATCCCACGGCGGCGGTCGAAGAGGCGATCCGCGCGAAGAACCGCCTCGACAAGTTCGGCCACTCGACGCTCGGCACGACGCCGCGCCGTCTCACGGACCTCGTAGGCTCGCTCTGCGACCTCACCTCGGGTTCAGGCGATAAGGGTACGCCCGTCATCTACATCCAGGGCTACTTCGACAACTACCTCGATGACTGA
- a CDS encoding LacI family DNA-binding transcriptional regulator, producing the protein MKVTMQDVANQAGVDKATVSRVLRGDHRISEKTKIKVMESVRALNYKLDRNARNLSTNTSGLIGVVMRDLNRPWLGAFLAGIDRAFANSEYEILLKCTEGNAMRARRELSTLDGRHAEGLIWCDAENFPSELRTPAVCLGFTAPGAYSVTMENAEDAPTFETGVLVGRMMLKIVAGKPLPGREIRVMRPLEQTAD; encoded by the coding sequence ATGAAAGTTACCATGCAGGATGTCGCGAATCAGGCGGGTGTGGACAAGGCCACCGTGAGCCGCGTACTCCGCGGCGACCACCGGATATCGGAAAAGACAAAGATAAAGGTGATGGAGAGCGTACGCGCCCTCAATTATAAACTGGACCGCAACGCAAGGAACCTATCCACAAACACCAGCGGCCTTATCGGGGTGGTGATGCGCGACCTCAACAGGCCGTGGCTCGGAGCCTTTCTCGCCGGCATTGACCGTGCCTTCGCGAACTCGGAATATGAAATACTGCTAAAGTGCACAGAGGGCAACGCGATGCGCGCCCGGCGCGAGCTAAGTACCCTTGACGGACGGCATGCGGAGGGCTTAATCTGGTGCGATGCGGAGAATTTTCCGTCTGAGCTGCGTACACCGGCGGTCTGCCTCGGCTTTACGGCGCCCGGAGCTTACTCAGTGACGATGGAGAACGCGGAGGACGCGCCCACCTTTGAGACCGGCGTGCTCGTCGGCAGGATGATGCTCAAGATAGTCGCCGGCAAGCCCCTTCCCGGCAGGGAGATAAGGGTCATGCGTCCATTGGAACAGACAGCGGATTAA
- a CDS encoding (2Fe-2S) ferredoxin domain-containing protein produces the protein MIKIKVCIGSACHVKGSRQVVEGLQFQIAEHSLKDKINLGGVFCMGRCQEGVCVTVDDKFYSVAPQDVASFFEKEVLPLVK, from the coding sequence ATGATAAAGATCAAAGTCTGCATCGGCAGCGCATGTCACGTAAAGGGTTCACGCCAGGTCGTCGAGGGGCTGCAGTTCCAGATCGCGGAACATTCGCTCAAAGATAAGATCAATCTCGGCGGCGTATTCTGCATGGGACGGTGCCAGGAGGGCGTCTGCGTTACCGTGGACGACAAGTTCTACTCCGTCGCGCCGCAGGACGTCGCCTCATTCTTTGAAAAAGAGGTCCTGCCCCTCGTGAAATAA
- a CDS encoding ABC transporter permease produces the protein MSGRWFLKRLLSSLVVLAAVLVLNFLLFRMMPGDAVSTIIDPSFSPEAKENLRAIYGLDRPLWEQFVIYIRQMLTFSFGLSFLSRKPVWDELVSRLPVTLTLTVSSMALSSALGVWLGIKAALNRGRLAEKIVLRASAVTSSFPGFFVQLVLLMLFARALPIFPLRGTLSVPPPTGALGIFLDYGWHLALPVLSLSLMGFGGWALYVRNLMVRALNEDFALMARARGLSRGRVVWHAFRTILPPILTILLMSVPGLVSGAVITESVFSLHGVGTFLLEAISGHDYPSAGASFYLLALITVFCNLLADITYGLVDPRVRIEGKVQ, from the coding sequence ATGAGCGGGAGATGGTTCCTGAAACGCCTCCTCTCTTCCCTCGTCGTCCTCGCGGCGGTGCTGGTGCTCAACTTCCTGCTCTTCCGCATGATGCCGGGCGACGCGGTGAGCACGATCATCGATCCCTCCTTCTCGCCGGAGGCCAAGGAGAACCTGCGCGCCATCTACGGCCTGGACCGCCCGCTGTGGGAGCAGTTCGTCATCTATATCAGGCAGATGCTCACCTTCAGCTTCGGTCTCTCCTTCCTGAGCCGCAAACCGGTCTGGGACGAGCTCGTCTCGCGCCTGCCCGTGACGCTGACCCTCACGGTAAGCTCGATGGCGCTCTCCTCCGCGCTCGGCGTCTGGCTGGGCATCAAAGCGGCGCTGAACCGCGGGCGGCTGGCGGAGAAGATCGTGCTGCGCGCGAGCGCCGTCACCTCATCCTTTCCAGGCTTCTTCGTCCAGCTCGTGCTGCTGATGTTATTCGCGCGCGCTCTGCCGATATTCCCGCTGCGCGGCACCCTCTCCGTTCCGCCGCCGACGGGCGCGCTTGGCATATTTCTCGACTACGGCTGGCACCTGGCGCTGCCCGTATTGTCGCTCTCACTGATGGGCTTCGGCGGCTGGGCCCTCTACGTGCGCAACCTCATGGTGCGCGCGCTCAATGAGGACTTCGCGCTGATGGCGCGCGCCCGCGGCCTTTCGCGCGGACGCGTCGTCTGGCACGCCTTCCGCACGATACTGCCGCCGATCCTGACGATCCTCCTGATGTCCGTCCCCGGGCTCGTCTCCGGCGCGGTGATAACGGAGTCGGTCTTCTCGCTGCACGGCGTGGGCACCTTCCTGCTGGAGGCGATCTCCGGCCACGACTACCCCAGCGCGGGAGCATCCTTCTATCTGCTCGCGCTGATCACCGTATTCTGCAACCTGCTCGCCGACATCACCTACGGGCTTGTCGACCCGCGCGTGCGCATCGAGGGCAAGGTACAATGA
- a CDS encoding ABC transporter substrate-binding protein: MAAPRAASADERIDIDKIRGPKIEELAMLIISNPDAQIMAAEAGELDIVSDIARPSDIDRLSANKNLQMSLARGMHAFFLLLNNRAAPWDDKDVRRAAAMAIDRGSIVRMIFSGYCEPINSWLPPVSPWALANSTEDIYNPAAAKELLKKKGYSWDLAGMLVAPDGKRLPTMKLLTPLARVAPTTAELAELIADSLKAVGFPAEVDPIDFSTMIARLDRKDYSLAVLAWSMGRNPDSLYSFYHSDMDVEGGYNMTGIRDARLDKALAELRYAPDRAAAERASDEAQRLLLELMPSVPIYSRISVAAISGKWKNIFTTDKMTADNMWTLLTAEPKDGKMRPLTMLLPEEPRNLNPFTASSAYSWQVLGMIYESMLSTDPYTLENMPGLAASWDIRTAGEGKSRHTELIFRIRRGLRWNDGSPLTARDIKASIDFIHKNKIPRFFDSVKNIRSVETPDDYTLRVVMDGVSYWYLDNVAGIPVIPQKVVANIKDWQSWDPLSTKNAGGPRGLVGSGPFMLKSYKPGEYVMMKRNPHYRLLGGGAR, translated from the coding sequence TTGGCCGCTCCGAGGGCCGCAAGCGCCGATGAGAGGATAGATATAGACAAGATACGCGGGCCGAAGATAGAGGAGCTTGCGATGTTGATCATCTCCAACCCCGACGCGCAGATAATGGCCGCCGAGGCCGGGGAGCTCGACATCGTGAGCGATATCGCCCGCCCCTCGGACATCGACCGTCTCAGCGCCAATAAAAATTTGCAAATGTCCCTCGCGCGCGGCATGCACGCCTTCTTTTTGCTGCTCAACAACCGCGCCGCGCCCTGGGATGATAAGGATGTGCGCCGCGCCGCCGCGATGGCGATCGACCGCGGCAGCATCGTCCGCATGATATTCTCCGGTTACTGCGAACCGATAAATTCCTGGCTTCCCCCCGTATCGCCGTGGGCGCTGGCCAACAGCACGGAGGATATTTACAATCCCGCCGCGGCAAAGGAGCTGCTGAAGAAAAAAGGGTACAGCTGGGATCTCGCGGGGATGCTTGTCGCCCCCGACGGTAAAAGGCTGCCCACAATGAAGCTGCTGACGCCGCTCGCGCGCGTCGCGCCGACGACGGCGGAGCTTGCGGAGCTGATCGCCGATTCGCTGAAGGCGGTGGGCTTCCCAGCCGAGGTGGACCCGATAGATTTTTCCACGATGATTGCGCGGCTCGACCGCAAGGATTATTCTCTGGCGGTGCTGGCCTGGAGCATGGGGCGCAATCCCGATTCTCTCTATTCCTTCTATCACAGCGATATGGATGTCGAGGGCGGCTACAATATGACCGGCATCAGGGACGCGAGGCTCGACAAGGCCCTCGCAGAGCTGCGCTACGCGCCGGACCGCGCCGCCGCCGAGAGAGCCTCGGATGAGGCGCAGCGCCTGCTGCTGGAGCTGATGCCCTCGGTGCCGATCTACAGCCGCATCTCGGTGGCGGCGATCTCCGGCAAATGGAAGAATATCTTCACCACGGACAAGATGACGGCGGACAATATGTGGACGCTGCTCACGGCGGAGCCGAAGGACGGCAAAATGCGCCCCCTGACGATGCTGCTGCCGGAGGAGCCGCGCAACCTCAACCCCTTCACCGCCTCCTCGGCCTATTCGTGGCAGGTGCTCGGCATGATATACGAGTCGATGCTCTCCACGGATCCATACACGCTTGAGAATATGCCGGGACTCGCCGCCTCGTGGGATATCCGCACGGCGGGAGAGGGCAAATCGCGCCACACGGAGCTTATCTTCAGGATCAGGCGCGGCCTTCGCTGGAACGACGGCAGCCCGCTGACGGCGCGCGATATAAAGGCCAGCATCGACTTCATCCATAAGAATAAGATACCGCGCTTCTTTGACTCGGTAAAAAACATCAGAAGCGTCGAGACGCCGGACGACTACACGCTGCGCGTCGTAATGGATGGCGTCAGCTACTGGTATCTTGACAACGTCGCGGGCATTCCGGTGATCCCGCAAAAGGTCGTCGCCAATATCAAAGACTGGCAGAGCTGGGACCCCCTCAGCACGAAAAACGCCGGCGGCCCGCGCGGCCTTGTGGGAAGCGGCCCGTTCATGCTCAAAAGTTATAAGCCGGGAGAATATGTGATGATGAAGAGGAATCCCCATTACCGGCTGCTGGGAGGCGGGGCAAGATGA
- a CDS encoding Fic family protein: MSYISVKEAANRWGISDRRVRVLCSEDRIPGVIRNGRYYLIPAEALKPADGRSFRYQAEDLRREELFACIDAMRGEAERRRPLTAGELQRLRDEFLVEYTYNSNAIEGNTLTLRETALVLSGLTVDRKPLKDHLEAVGHRDAFIYVQELVENKAAFSETVIKQIHTLVLMDRPEDRGLYRRIPVRIMGAFHEPPLPVMVPELMERLSAEFSDAKLHVIERAALFHLKFEGIHPFVDGNGRTGRLILNLMLMQGGYPPVNVKFADRRRYYEAFDSYYRDGDSWPMIEMTGEYVKERLAAYLRCVA; this comes from the coding sequence ATGTCCTATATCAGTGTAAAAGAGGCGGCGAATCGCTGGGGAATATCTGACCGCCGTGTCAGGGTTTTGTGCTCGGAGGATAGAATTCCGGGGGTTATACGTAACGGGCGTTATTATCTGATACCCGCGGAGGCTCTTAAACCGGCGGATGGGCGCAGCTTTCGTTATCAGGCGGAGGACCTTCGTCGTGAGGAGCTTTTTGCCTGTATAGACGCCATGAGAGGCGAGGCGGAGAGGCGGCGTCCTCTGACCGCGGGAGAACTGCAGCGGCTGCGTGATGAGTTTTTGGTGGAGTACACCTATAATTCCAACGCGATCGAGGGCAATACGCTGACGCTTCGGGAGACGGCTTTGGTTTTGTCTGGTCTCACTGTTGACCGCAAGCCGCTGAAAGACCATCTGGAGGCGGTGGGGCATCGCGACGCTTTTATATATGTACAGGAACTTGTAGAGAATAAAGCCGCGTTCTCCGAAACCGTTATCAAACAAATCCACACGTTGGTGCTGATGGACAGGCCGGAGGATAGGGGGCTCTACCGTCGGATACCAGTACGCATTATGGGGGCCTTTCACGAGCCGCCGCTGCCGGTGATGGTGCCTGAGCTTATGGAGAGGCTGTCCGCGGAATTTTCAGATGCAAAGCTGCACGTGATAGAGCGTGCGGCGCTGTTTCATCTGAAATTTGAGGGTATCCATCCATTTGTGGACGGCAACGGACGCACCGGGCGGCTGATACTGAATCTCATGCTGATGCAGGGGGGATATCCGCCCGTCAATGTGAAGTTTGCGGACAGACGTCGTTATTACGAAGCATTCGACAGCTATTACCGCGACGGCGATTCCTGGCCGATGATCGAGATGACGGGGGAATATGTTAAAGAAAGGTTGGCCGCCTATCTGAGGTGTGTTGCTTAG
- a CDS encoding phosphotransferase family protein: protein MKLEKIIAVRTSKTVFRDGDKCIKLFDQDHSKAKILSEAATHAKVEESGLNVPKVLEVTKAEGKWAIVYEFISGKTLDRLAGEAPEKADEYMERFVEAQLKINAAKAHSLEKLKDRLAESLFAADLPSATLYELHMRLESLPVGDRICHGDFAPSNLIVNGEDEDYIVDWSHAAQGVPAADAARTYLLFWLAGEIDGADRYLSLYCEKSGIAKAEIQKWIPLRAAERLAQGKAEEREFLLYWVNVVDYE, encoded by the coding sequence ATGAAACTTGAAAAGATCATTGCGGTACGCACCTCAAAGACCGTCTTTCGCGACGGGGACAAGTGTATAAAACTCTTCGACCAGGACCATTCCAAGGCGAAGATACTCTCCGAGGCGGCGACGCACGCCAAGGTCGAAGAGAGCGGCCTTAATGTGCCGAAAGTGCTCGAAGTGACAAAGGCCGAGGGCAAGTGGGCGATCGTCTACGAATTCATCTCCGGCAAGACCCTTGACCGGCTCGCCGGCGAGGCTCCCGAGAAAGCGGACGAATACATGGAGCGTTTCGTAGAGGCGCAGCTCAAAATAAACGCCGCCAAGGCGCACAGCCTTGAAAAGCTCAAGGACCGCCTCGCCGAGAGCCTCTTCGCGGCGGACCTTCCCTCCGCGACGCTCTACGAACTCCACATGCGCCTCGAGTCGCTGCCCGTGGGAGACCGTATCTGCCACGGAGACTTCGCGCCCAGCAACCTGATCGTCAACGGCGAGGACGAAGATTATATCGTGGACTGGTCGCACGCGGCGCAGGGCGTCCCCGCGGCTGACGCGGCGCGCACCTACCTTCTCTTCTGGCTCGCCGGAGAGATCGACGGCGCGGACAGATACCTCAGCCTCTACTGCGAAAAGAGCGGTATCGCCAAGGCGGAGATACAGAAGTGGATACCGCTGCGCGCCGCCGAAAGGCTCGCGCAGGGCAAGGCGGAAGAGCGCGAATTTCTGCTCTACTGGGTCAACGTTGTAGATTACGAATAA